One region of Rana temporaria chromosome 11, aRanTem1.1, whole genome shotgun sequence genomic DNA includes:
- the LOC120917532 gene encoding mediator of RNA polymerase II transcription subunit 15-like, producing the protein MSLWKTLAVFCLLLALGVEYSHARPAYTRMDATVGSNVAIPCKVRTDLLSGASSVKLEWGMTPDAGGLYTPLMYEDVKNLQKDYVDCSIIIDTIRYRDSGTYEGRFIMDNVPYQPFKVVIIHVTDPTSTETADTETFKKHQTNLKTQWKIPSVASTETANTKTVRKQQRNLETQRGTPSYASSETADTEPVREDQSNQETQWETPSDASSETADTVTVREDQSHQEPQWETPPVTSPETVATETVREDQSHQEPQLETPPVTSPETVDTETVREDQSHQEPQWETPPVTSPETADTETVREDQSHQEPQWETPPVTSPETADTETVREDQRHQEPQWETPPVTSPETADTETDREDQSNLQIQKETPPVISTETADTETVSEDQSNVEIQRETPPVTSTEEVPMMSPTMTMTTTTTETSTYDTGLVFIDLGVELITKTFYQLKRNGYLPLAFILAGVGLLVVIVIISIVIICYCKKRRIMMEQSRDVEKGITERNKTQTQLTEVCIIKEKRHTLTEEVSAMEEELSVTKQKLAEVQELAVRKKEQLASSEEQLAKMQEKLAETQRLAASKEELAVREQQLAKTQEKFAETQELTVRKEEQLAVREKQLAIREERLAVWEERLSKMQEKFAEIQELAVRKEQLTVREEQGWLSWLFSGPGEEQPQWETPPVTSTETADTEAVREDQTHLEPVREEQLAKMQEKLAETQGELSVREKLAETQGELSVREKLAETQGELSETKNELAVKEKKLTETKERLSDLQKNHLETLMEMEEKVTAMEGELAVTKEQLSATKKRCGKGTRTHSSKMQEKSAQTKKKELPVKKELAVSKKNLQEEFAGMKELKKK; encoded by the exons ATGAGCCTTTGGAAAACGCTTGCCGTTTTCTGCCTTCTTCTGGCTCTGGGTGTAGAATATTCTCACGCCCGGCCAGCGTACACCCGTATGGATGCTACAGTTGGCTCTAATGTAGCGATCCCGTGTAAGGTCCGCACCGATCTTCTATCTGGTGCAAGCAGTGTTAAGTTGGAGTGGGGAATGACTCCGGACGCAGGAGGTCTCTACACCCCTCTAATGTACGAAGATGTGAAAAACCTGCAGAAGGATTATGTGGATTGTTCTATTATCATCGACACGATCCGGTATAGAGACAGCGGAACCTACGAGGGCAGATTCATCATGGACAACGTCCCGTATCAGCCATTCAAGGTGGTCATCATTCATGTGACTG ATCCCACGTCCACGGAGACCGCTGATACCGAGACATTCAAGAAGCACCAAACAAACCTGAAAACACAATGGAAGATTCCTTCAGTCGCTTCCACTGAGACCGCTAATACCAAGACGGTCAGGAAGCAACAAAGAAACCTGGAAACACAAAGGGGGACCCCTTCATACGCTTCCTCTGAGACCGCTGATACTGAGCCGGTCAGGGAGGACCAAAGCAACCAGGAAACACAATGGGAGACCCCTTCAGACGCTTCCTCTGAGACCGCTGATACCGTGACGGTCAGGGAGGACCAAAGCCACCAAGAACCACAATGGGAGACCCCTCCAGTCACTTCCCCTGAGACCGTTGCTACCGAGACGGTCAGGGAGGACCAAAGCCACCAAGAACCACAATTGGAGACCCCTCCAGTCACTTCCCCTGAGACCGTTGATACCGAGACGGTCAGGGAGGACCAAAGCCACCAAGAACCACAATGGGAGACCCCTCCAGTCACTTCCCCTGAGACCGCTGATACCGAGACGGTCAGGGAGGACCAAAGCCACCAAGAACCACAATGGGAGACACCTCCAGTCACTTCCCCTGAGACCGCTGATACTGAGACGGTCAGGGAGGACCAAAGACACCAAGAACCACAATGGGAGACCCCTCCAGTCACTTCCCCTGAGACCGCTGATACCGAGACGGACAGGGAGGACCAAAGCAACCTGCAAATACAGAAGGAGACCCCTCCAGTAATTTCCACTGAAACCGCCGATACCGAGACGGTCAGCGAGGACCAAAGCAATGTGGAGATACAGAGGGAGACCCCTCCAGTCACTTCCACTGAGGAGGTCCCCATGATGTCTCCAACAATGACAatgacaacaacaacaacagagaCCAGTACTTATGATACAGGATTAGTATTCATCGATTTAGGTGTTGAACTTATCACCAAGACCTTCTATCAACTGAAGAGAAATGGCTACCTTCCATTAGCATTCATCTTAGCTGGAGTCGGTCTTCTAGTAGTCATCGTCATCATTTCGATAGTTAT AATTTGTTACTGCAAGAAAAGACGCATCATGATGGAGCAAAGCAGAGATGTGGAAAAAGGAATCACTGAGAGGAACAAAACGCAAACACAGCTGACTGAAGTGTgcataataaaggaaaaaagacacACATTGACGGAAGAAGTTTCAGCGATGGAAGAAGAACTCTCAGTGACTAAACAAAAACTTGCAGAGGTGCAAGAACTCGCAGTGAGGAAAAAAGAACAACTCGCATCGAGTGAAGAACAACTTGCAAAGATGCAAGAAAAACTTGCAGAGACGCAAAGACTCGCAGCGAGCAAAGAAGAACTCGCAGTTAGGGAACAACAACTTGCAAAGACGCAAGAAAAATTTGCAGAGACGCAAGAACTGACAGTGAGGAAAGAAGAACAACTCGCGGTTAGGGAAAAACAACTCGCAATTAGGGAAGAACGACTCGCAGTGTGGGAAGAACGACTTTCGAAGATGCAAGAAAAATTTGCAGAGATTCAAGAACTTGCAGTGAGGAAAGAACAACTCACAGTTAGGGAAGAACAGGGCTGGCTGTCCTGGCTTTTCAGCGGCCCTGGGGAAGAACAACCACAATGGGAGACCCCTCCAGTCACTTCCACTGAGACCGCTGATACCGAGgcggtcagggaggaccaaaCCCACCTGGAACCAGTGAGGGAAGAACAACTTGCAAAGATGCAAGAAAAACTTGCAGAGACACAAGGAGAACTGTCAGTGAGGGAAAAACTTGCAGAGACGCAAGGAGAACTGTCAGTGAGGGAAAAACTTGCAGAGACGCAAGGAGAACTGTCAGAAACTAAAAATGAACtggcagtgaaggaaaaaaaacttacagAGACAAAAGAAAGATTGTCAGACCTACAAAAAAATCATCTAGAAACACTCATGGAGATGGAAGAAAAAGTCACAGCCATGGAAGGAGAACTCGCAGTGACGAAAGAACAACTATCAGCGACTAAAAAAAGGTGTGGTAAGGGAACAAGAACTCACAGTTCAAAGATGCAAGAGAAATctgcacagacaaaaaaaaaagaactaccaGTGAAAAAAGAACTCGCAGTGAGCAAGAAGAACTTGCAAGAGGAATTTGCAGGGATGAAAGAACTAAAAAAGAAGTGA